One genomic region from Rubinisphaera margarita encodes:
- a CDS encoding MarR family winged helix-turn-helix transcriptional regulator, with protein sequence MAQQSVTFRQWEVLRHLNADGEQPQSDLAEKMGLEAQTLAGILSRMERDGLLVRKYCSEDRRRKLISPSRKAERIWHDMQACCERVKDRAILNLSEAELSQLESTCEKIRDNLARDCTEFGHLPRDLYHNRQQQTEEEHRSESLEDTRVDFDETLAPTRTPRP encoded by the coding sequence TTGGCTCAGCAGAGCGTGACGTTCCGTCAGTGGGAAGTGCTTCGGCATCTGAATGCCGATGGCGAGCAGCCTCAGTCGGATCTGGCGGAAAAGATGGGGCTGGAAGCACAAACCCTGGCCGGAATTCTCTCTCGCATGGAGCGAGACGGTCTGCTGGTGCGAAAGTACTGCAGCGAAGATCGCCGAAGAAAGCTCATCAGCCCGAGCAGGAAAGCCGAACGCATCTGGCATGATATGCAGGCGTGCTGCGAACGGGTGAAAGACCGCGCGATTCTAAATCTCAGCGAAGCCGAGCTGTCTCAACTCGAGAGCACCTGCGAAAAGATCCGCGATAATCTCGCTCGCGACTGCACAGAATTTGGTCACCTGCCCCGCGATCTGTATCACAACAGACAGCAGCAGACCGAGGAAGAGCATCGCTCGGAAAGCCTGGAAGATACCAGAGTCGACTTCGACGAAACTCTGGCTCCGACCCGCACCCCGCGACCGTAG
- a CDS encoding DeoR/GlpR family DNA-binding transcription regulator produces the protein MDQRRAIILDFAERNGFATLQQLMEATDASESTIRRDLEVLDRTGQIRRTRGGIAYSGESLMTFEDRTTRGLSEKQRIGRAVAALVQPGESILLDGGTTTLEVARHLMSMPLQIVTNSLPIAQLLINAPQIELILIGGYLYPKTGVALGPLAVQALSTIRVQRLIMSVGGITEEGMFNSNTLLVEAEQKMLETAEEVIVAADNGKFGRNALAKVCELSRPDRLFVDSCLDPHWQETMKSAGVNLTLVE, from the coding sequence GTGGATCAAAGACGAGCCATAATCCTTGATTTTGCTGAACGAAATGGGTTTGCCACCCTTCAGCAGCTCATGGAGGCGACGGACGCCAGTGAATCAACGATTCGAAGGGATCTGGAAGTTCTTGACAGGACGGGACAGATCCGGCGAACCCGAGGTGGGATCGCTTACAGCGGCGAATCGCTGATGACTTTTGAAGATCGAACAACCCGAGGACTATCCGAGAAGCAAAGGATTGGGAGAGCTGTCGCCGCATTGGTGCAGCCGGGAGAGTCGATTCTGCTGGACGGCGGAACGACAACGCTCGAAGTGGCTCGTCATCTGATGTCGATGCCGCTGCAGATCGTGACCAACTCGCTGCCGATCGCTCAGCTTCTCATTAACGCCCCTCAGATCGAACTGATTCTGATCGGGGGCTACCTGTATCCGAAAACGGGCGTCGCCCTGGGACCGCTGGCGGTTCAGGCGTTGAGCACGATTCGGGTGCAACGACTGATCATGAGTGTGGGAGGCATCACCGAAGAGGGGATGTTCAACAGCAATACGCTGCTGGTGGAAGCCGAGCAGAAGATGCTGGAGACAGCCGAAGAGGTCATCGTGGCAGCCGACAACGGAAAGTTCGGCCGCAATGCCCTCGCCAAAGTCTGCGAACTGAGTCGGCCTGACCGGCTGTTCGTCGACAGCTGCCTCGACCCGCACTGGCAGGAAACGATGAAGTCGGCCGGCGTGAACCTCACGCTCGTCGAATAG
- a CDS encoding sugar phosphate isomerase/epimerase family protein has product MSLISRRGFLSTGLAATAAAGLTHGSSVLAKNAEAKSSEVPKFRYSFNTSCVRKAKRPLPELIDLVADAGYDGIEPWISEIETYTKSGGTLSDLRKRLDDHGLQVESAIGFPRWGVNDETDRKAGFEQAKREMDMLQQLGSKRIAAPPAGINRGDYPVIDLDALAERYAALLDLGVSMDVIPQLEIWGSSKNLSKLPQAAYVAMAANHPQAAILPDIYHLYRGGSDFNSLRLLSCEAINIFHVNDYPLSIPREEMKDSDRVYPGDGDAPMKAILQALHSTGFAGVLSLELFNETYFAQPPVEVIKTGLAKMKASVEQAFA; this is encoded by the coding sequence ATGAGCCTGATCTCTCGTCGCGGTTTTCTCTCTACCGGTCTTGCAGCCACGGCCGCAGCCGGGCTGACTCACGGCTCCAGCGTGCTCGCGAAGAACGCCGAAGCGAAGTCCTCCGAGGTGCCGAAGTTTCGCTATTCCTTCAATACGAGCTGCGTCCGCAAAGCCAAACGTCCGCTGCCAGAACTGATTGACCTCGTTGCCGACGCCGGCTACGACGGAATCGAACCGTGGATCAGCGAGATTGAAACCTACACGAAGTCGGGGGGAACACTTTCCGATCTCCGTAAGCGGCTCGATGATCATGGTCTGCAGGTCGAATCGGCCATCGGCTTCCCGCGCTGGGGCGTCAATGACGAGACCGATCGCAAAGCCGGCTTCGAGCAGGCCAAACGCGAGATGGACATGCTGCAACAACTCGGCAGCAAACGCATCGCCGCGCCGCCGGCCGGGATCAATCGTGGAGATTATCCTGTCATCGATCTCGATGCCCTCGCCGAACGCTACGCGGCTCTGCTCGATCTGGGCGTCTCGATGGACGTCATCCCGCAGCTCGAAATCTGGGGGTCAAGCAAGAATCTCTCGAAGCTGCCGCAGGCGGCTTATGTCGCCATGGCGGCCAATCATCCCCAGGCCGCCATCCTGCCCGACATCTACCATCTGTATCGCGGCGGCTCCGACTTCAATTCGCTTCGGCTGCTCTCCTGCGAAGCGATCAACATCTTCCACGTCAACGACTATCCGCTGTCGATCCCGCGGGAAGAGATGAAAGACTCCGATCGCGTTTACCCCGGCGACGGCGATGCTCCGATGAAGGCGATCCTGCAGGCCCTGCACAGCACCGGGTTCGCCGGGGTGCTTTCGCTCGAACTCTTCAACGAGACCTACTTCGCTCAGCCGCCGGTGGAAGTGATCAAGACCGGCCTGGCAAAAATGAAGGCCAGTGTCGAGCAGGCATTTGCCTAG
- a CDS encoding DUF2079 domain-containing protein gives MIAALLVALLLANSLQIIAETPALRGSFFSPTAGQWGAEQLLAGEWSDLGDGSHSLRVSFLACLIWSLVAMAIPAGVLIVRKQFARLPRLLIWFGISGLWGLLWVIALVGQFLGLATLLQATVPFWIALTMSGCLYEIATALFPLQVNDDETGKPNRRVPLAVLLFMGIYVLIYTSMNWGLWFNLRLPHGDSAMYEEHLWNVLHGKGFRSYLDQGLFWGEHIQFVHLFLLPLYALWPSQLFMELSESLALASGAIPVYWLALRSGGNRRAALLLSAAYLCYFPMQFLDIAIDLKTFRPIAFGIPLVLFALDQLERKHYGWAALLLALSLTCKEDYAIVVFSIGLALLAMSVRDQPWKLRTAASRFGLACVIIGPVYLLAALKAIRWFRSGVEVHYAGYFSKFGSSTSEIIWTMATNPLLLIQELATVNTLNYALAILLPVAFLPLRSPARLLSCLPMFVLLCLNELAQDPRHHFHAPLVPLLFWAAAGGLINGGWTFRKTSKNEETQPVDTSLATQRARFAFCCSLGTAIWFSMSPLGVAFWDTGSQWHWRTLYVPDKRAEMWSRVEGTIPKSARVASTDFVHPRFTHHERSYDYSDYKRRVAGNTTNVPEDTEYIVIDTRHPYSEIRSPEQIRELQESPEEWDLLDDPTDGYFLVLRRRSQPGT, from the coding sequence GTGATTGCAGCTCTCCTTGTGGCCCTGCTGCTTGCCAATTCGCTACAGATTATCGCGGAAACACCAGCTTTGCGGGGCTCGTTCTTCAGTCCGACAGCCGGGCAATGGGGAGCCGAGCAACTTCTGGCGGGCGAATGGTCCGATCTCGGCGACGGCTCCCACTCGCTGCGGGTCTCATTTCTCGCCTGCCTGATCTGGTCCCTCGTTGCGATGGCCATCCCGGCTGGCGTGCTGATCGTCCGCAAACAGTTCGCCCGTCTGCCACGACTGCTCATCTGGTTCGGGATCTCTGGATTGTGGGGACTCCTGTGGGTCATCGCGCTGGTCGGGCAGTTCCTGGGACTGGCCACTTTGCTGCAGGCGACCGTACCGTTCTGGATTGCGCTGACAATGTCCGGCTGCCTCTATGAAATCGCGACAGCCCTGTTCCCTCTACAGGTAAACGATGACGAGACCGGGAAGCCGAATCGCCGGGTGCCGCTCGCAGTGCTCCTCTTTATGGGGATCTACGTCCTGATTTATACTTCCATGAACTGGGGACTCTGGTTCAACCTTCGGCTGCCGCACGGCGACTCGGCCATGTACGAGGAACACCTCTGGAATGTGCTGCACGGCAAAGGATTCCGCAGTTATCTCGATCAGGGACTCTTCTGGGGCGAGCACATTCAGTTCGTGCATCTGTTTTTGCTCCCCCTGTATGCCCTCTGGCCGTCTCAGTTGTTTATGGAGCTGAGCGAATCGCTCGCTCTGGCGTCGGGAGCGATTCCCGTTTACTGGCTCGCTCTGCGTTCGGGTGGCAACCGGCGGGCGGCTCTTCTGTTGAGTGCCGCGTATCTCTGCTATTTCCCGATGCAGTTTCTCGATATCGCGATCGACCTGAAGACGTTCCGTCCGATCGCCTTCGGCATCCCGCTGGTCCTCTTCGCACTCGATCAGCTTGAGCGGAAACATTACGGCTGGGCGGCGTTGCTGCTCGCGTTGTCGCTCACCTGTAAAGAGGACTACGCCATCGTCGTCTTTTCGATCGGGCTTGCGCTGCTGGCGATGTCGGTTCGCGATCAACCCTGGAAATTGAGGACGGCGGCCAGTCGATTCGGCCTCGCCTGCGTGATCATCGGGCCGGTTTATCTGCTGGCGGCGTTGAAGGCGATTCGCTGGTTCCGCAGTGGCGTCGAGGTTCATTACGCCGGCTACTTCTCGAAATTCGGCTCCTCGACCTCTGAAATCATCTGGACCATGGCGACTAATCCGCTGTTGCTCATCCAGGAACTGGCGACGGTTAACACGTTGAACTATGCCCTGGCGATTCTGCTGCCGGTCGCGTTTCTGCCGCTGCGTTCTCCCGCTCGTCTGCTGAGTTGCCTGCCCATGTTCGTGCTGCTCTGCCTGAATGAGCTCGCCCAGGATCCCCGGCATCACTTTCATGCGCCACTCGTCCCGCTCCTGTTCTGGGCGGCAGCCGGCGGTTTGATCAATGGCGGATGGACGTTCCGCAAGACGAGCAAAAACGAAGAGACGCAACCAGTCGATACCAGCCTCGCAACTCAGCGGGCCCGGTTCGCTTTCTGCTGCAGCCTCGGGACGGCGATCTGGTTTTCGATGTCGCCGCTCGGCGTCGCCTTCTGGGATACCGGCTCGCAATGGCACTGGCGGACGCTGTATGTCCCGGACAAGCGAGCCGAGATGTGGTCGCGGGTGGAAGGAACGATTCCGAAGTCAGCCCGGGTCGCGTCGACCGATTTCGTTCATCCGCGTTTTACGCATCACGAGCGTTCTTACGATTACAGCGACTACAAGCGCCGCGTCGCCGGCAATACGACCAATGTTCCCGAGGACACGGAATATATTGTGATCGACACCCGGCATCCCTACAGCGAAATCCGCTCGCCGGAACAGATCCGCGAGTTGCAGGAGTCGCCGGAGGAGTGGGATCTGCTCGACGATCCCACAGACGGCTATTTCCTCGTTCTGAGGCGCAGATCGCAGCCCGGAACTTGA
- a CDS encoding BMC domain-containing protein gives MNDAIGMVETKGLIAQIEASDAMLKAANVSLVQQIQIGGAYITTVIRGDVGSVRAAVDAGAEAASKIGELVSAHVIPRPQGDLMEQFLKK, from the coding sequence ATGAACGATGCAATTGGAATGGTGGAAACAAAGGGTCTGATCGCTCAGATCGAAGCTTCCGATGCCATGTTGAAGGCCGCCAACGTCTCTCTGGTTCAGCAGATCCAGATCGGCGGAGCCTACATCACGACCGTGATTCGCGGTGATGTCGGTTCGGTTCGTGCCGCTGTCGACGCCGGTGCAGAAGCCGCTTCAAAGATCGGCGAACTGGTTTCGGCTCACGTGATTCCTCGTCCGCAGGGCGATCTGATGGAACAGTTTCTGAAGAAGTAA
- a CDS encoding BMC domain-containing protein, which translates to MAKTMEALGMIETKGLICLIEAADAMMKAANVQMIGWDKVGSGLVTAFVVGDVAAVKAAIDAGAAAASKIGEVISVQVIPRPHEELASVLPIRKNSAPAK; encoded by the coding sequence ATGGCAAAAACGATGGAAGCTCTGGGCATGATCGAGACCAAGGGCCTGATCTGTCTGATCGAAGCAGCTGACGCCATGATGAAGGCCGCCAACGTGCAGATGATCGGCTGGGACAAAGTCGGTAGCGGTCTGGTGACTGCTTTCGTCGTCGGCGATGTCGCCGCTGTCAAAGCCGCCATCGACGCCGGTGCCGCTGCTGCCAGCAAGATTGGTGAAGTCATCAGCGTGCAGGTCATTCCTCGTCCGCACGAAGAACTTGCCAGCGTTCTGCCGATCCGCAAGAACTCTGCTCCTGCCAAGTAA
- a CDS encoding WD40 repeat domain-containing protein, with amino-acid sequence MERLRISELTWITLLFAALLATPAPLHAQLPQPVSKFDDAGGSVASLAFSTDSQQLLIGGYGQVSIVDISAKEITRTIEKLRGDITAVDYSPDSKLILAGVYQAILLIDPETGDTVHTLKHHRGQVTGAAFVSETGIVSCSDDGTVARWELKDGQWAVAAKQEFDEPVMELALDQPAGQVLLALGDDTRVTRPGTVAVVELEALKLKQDYTIHKSAAIAVAVVPDSPLVLSGSYDEMIIATDVEQKKQTGIFKGHSRPVNCIAYLPKRGLVVSGSGGRFKEKNELILWELSSGGILMKVEPHAGKVTSVAVSPDNQWMASGGQDEAAILWDLSTLEKAPADQAE; translated from the coding sequence ATGGAACGTCTTCGCATCTCAGAACTGACGTGGATCACGCTGCTCTTCGCCGCGCTCTTAGCGACTCCTGCCCCGTTGCACGCTCAGTTACCGCAACCGGTCTCGAAATTCGACGACGCCGGCGGCTCGGTCGCCTCACTCGCCTTCAGCACAGACAGTCAACAGCTGTTGATTGGTGGTTACGGTCAGGTCTCGATTGTCGACATCTCTGCGAAAGAGATCACCCGAACCATTGAGAAGCTGCGCGGCGACATCACCGCGGTGGATTATTCTCCGGACTCAAAGCTGATTCTCGCCGGAGTCTATCAGGCCATCCTGCTGATCGATCCCGAGACGGGGGATACCGTCCATACGCTCAAGCATCATCGCGGTCAGGTTACGGGGGCGGCATTCGTCTCCGAGACGGGGATAGTCAGCTGCTCCGACGATGGCACGGTCGCCCGCTGGGAACTGAAAGACGGCCAGTGGGCTGTCGCCGCGAAACAGGAGTTTGATGAGCCGGTGATGGAACTGGCGCTCGATCAGCCAGCCGGTCAGGTGCTGCTGGCTCTGGGCGACGACACCCGCGTAACCCGCCCCGGCACGGTCGCCGTCGTCGAACTGGAGGCGCTGAAGCTCAAGCAGGATTATACGATTCACAAGTCGGCCGCGATCGCGGTCGCTGTGGTTCCGGACAGCCCGCTTGTTCTGTCCGGCTCGTACGACGAAATGATCATTGCGACCGACGTCGAGCAGAAGAAGCAGACCGGCATCTTCAAGGGGCACTCGCGGCCCGTGAACTGCATTGCCTATTTGCCGAAGCGGGGCCTGGTGGTTTCCGGTAGCGGCGGGCGATTCAAAGAGAAGAACGAGCTCATTCTCTGGGAGCTCAGCAGTGGCGGCATTCTGATGAAAGTCGAACCCCACGCTGGCAAGGTCACTTCAGTTGCGGTCTCGCCGGACAACCAGTGGATGGCCTCCGGCGGTCAGGATGAAGCGGCGATTCTCTGGGATTTATCGACCCTGGAAAAAGCCCCTGCCGATCAGGCCGAGTGA
- the pduL gene encoding PduL/EutD family phosphate acyltransferase, whose product MTATLQRNDVEQIVRRVLESQLNGAPKSETPVKPAGQPNPLVVNISARHIHLTQEHVEILFGEGATLTEMKSLYQDGYYAAEETLSVIGPRRRVLNNVRVLGPCRDDSQVELAFTDGISLGIDLPVRISGDIQGTPGCILVGPKGVVELKQGVIRAMRHVHMGPEDLEYYGVKDKDMMQLRVESPGCTTVLEDVAVRAGKGIKLEVHIDTDEGNCLNLEAATNVELLKAEPCGCKH is encoded by the coding sequence ATGACAGCAACACTTCAGCGCAACGATGTTGAGCAGATTGTCCGCCGGGTTCTGGAGTCGCAGTTGAACGGCGCTCCGAAGTCGGAAACGCCCGTCAAACCAGCCGGCCAGCCGAATCCGCTCGTCGTGAATATCTCGGCTCGGCATATTCATCTCACTCAGGAACATGTCGAGATCCTCTTCGGAGAGGGCGCGACACTGACCGAGATGAAGTCGCTCTATCAGGACGGCTACTACGCCGCCGAAGAAACACTGTCCGTCATCGGTCCTCGCCGCCGTGTCCTGAACAACGTCCGCGTGCTTGGACCGTGCCGGGATGATTCGCAGGTCGAACTCGCCTTCACCGACGGCATCTCGCTCGGCATCGATCTGCCCGTTCGCATCAGTGGCGACATCCAGGGTACTCCTGGCTGCATTCTGGTGGGTCCGAAGGGGGTCGTCGAACTGAAGCAGGGTGTTATTCGGGCCATGCGTCACGTTCACATGGGACCGGAAGACCTCGAATATTACGGCGTCAAAGACAAAGACATGATGCAGCTGCGAGTCGAATCGCCGGGCTGCACCACGGTGCTCGAAGACGTCGCCGTCCGAGCGGGCAAAGGCATCAAACTGGAAGTGCACATCGACACGGACGAAGGCAACTGCCTGAATCTGGAAGCCGCGACGAACGTCGAACTGCTCAAAGCCGAACCGTGTGGCTGTAAGCACTGA
- a CDS encoding alpha/beta hydrolase — protein MLRSLYCLVFFGLLLATPFSAAAQSTKPAASKEFSWVNPIPTRLQHKRLEHHTFTSPSMNQEVGYCIYLPEAYQQAKDARFPVIYYLHGGRPGSETKSIQLVSIIDEHISAGTIPPMIYVFVNGGPVSHYNMPNRPEAQGADVFVKELIPHIDATYRTVAKREGRGIEGFSQGGRGTTRIMFRHPELFVSAAPGGSGYATEKRISENDGFENPKLQFGPGDNTWDLAREAAKGSKELPRILVHVGTKDFNYEANLEYMDLLEELDIPFEKLIVPDVPHSAKGIYENEGLVLLKFHAENLRNAGAIK, from the coding sequence ATGCTTCGCTCGCTTTACTGTCTGGTGTTCTTCGGACTTCTGCTCGCAACTCCATTTTCGGCTGCGGCTCAGTCGACGAAGCCAGCTGCGAGCAAGGAGTTCAGCTGGGTGAATCCGATTCCGACCCGCCTGCAGCACAAGCGGCTCGAACATCACACGTTCACGAGCCCGTCAATGAATCAGGAGGTCGGCTACTGTATTTATCTGCCCGAAGCGTATCAGCAGGCGAAAGACGCTCGTTTTCCGGTCATTTACTACCTGCATGGCGGGCGGCCCGGGTCGGAAACCAAGTCGATTCAGCTGGTCTCGATCATCGATGAGCACATCTCCGCCGGCACGATCCCGCCGATGATTTACGTCTTCGTCAACGGCGGCCCGGTCAGCCATTACAACATGCCGAATCGTCCGGAAGCTCAGGGAGCCGACGTCTTTGTGAAGGAACTCATTCCTCATATCGATGCCACCTACCGCACTGTGGCGAAGCGGGAAGGTCGCGGAATTGAAGGCTTTTCGCAGGGCGGCCGCGGCACGACACGCATCATGTTCCGGCATCCGGAGTTGTTCGTCTCGGCTGCTCCCGGCGGGTCGGGATATGCGACCGAGAAGCGGATCAGCGAGAACGATGGCTTTGAGAATCCGAAACTGCAGTTCGGCCCGGGCGACAACACCTGGGATCTGGCCCGGGAAGCTGCGAAAGGTTCCAAAGAACTGCCGCGAATCCTCGTGCACGTCGGCACCAAAGACTTCAACTACGAAGCCAACCTCGAATACATGGATCTGCTGGAAGAGCTCGATATCCCCTTCGAAAAGCTGATCGTCCCCGACGTGCCGCACAGCGCGAAGGGAATCTACGAGAATGAAGGCCTGGTCCTGCTGAAGTTTCACGCCGAGAATCTCCGGAATGCGGGAGCCATCAAGTAG
- a CDS encoding thiamine phosphate synthase, whose amino-acid sequence MSDVSPSRSSVDERAIWRILDAAANRLREGLRVVEDFVRFQRNDPRISGQLKQLRHDFQSAWSQLDAWQLVASRDTPGDVGTTISTSAERSRSTLQDVIAANCKRVEESLRTLEEFSKLISPAVSAQIEQLRYRFYSIEQSVLLWNRRHELLAKASIYFLLTEKTCARNWQDTAREAVAAGVDVIQLREKSLDDGELLKRARWVREITAGTETLFIMNDRPDIALLSEADGVHVGQEELPPREVRQLLGADRLIGVSTHDLEQARAAVAEGADYLGVGPVFVSGTKTFDQFAGPAFVQQATKIELPWFAIGGIHLETLPQAVEAGATRVAVCQVLSQSVNLRGTVEKMRNLLLAGNNSMADNV is encoded by the coding sequence ATGTCTGATGTCTCTCCATCCCGGTCTTCCGTCGACGAGCGGGCCATCTGGCGGATTCTCGATGCCGCCGCCAATCGTCTGCGCGAGGGTCTGCGGGTCGTCGAGGACTTCGTGCGGTTTCAGCGGAACGATCCCCGCATCAGCGGTCAGCTGAAGCAGTTGCGGCACGATTTCCAGTCCGCCTGGAGCCAGCTCGACGCCTGGCAGCTGGTCGCCAGTCGCGATACCCCGGGGGATGTCGGGACGACGATTTCAACTTCGGCAGAGCGATCCCGGTCGACGCTGCAGGATGTGATTGCCGCCAACTGCAAGCGGGTGGAGGAATCACTGCGGACGCTGGAGGAATTCTCCAAATTGATTTCGCCAGCCGTCTCGGCTCAGATCGAGCAGCTGCGGTATCGCTTTTACTCGATCGAACAGAGCGTGCTGCTCTGGAACCGGCGGCACGAGTTGCTGGCGAAGGCTTCGATTTACTTTCTGCTGACGGAAAAAACGTGTGCCCGAAACTGGCAGGATACGGCTCGCGAAGCGGTCGCCGCGGGGGTGGATGTGATCCAGCTGCGGGAGAAATCGCTGGATGATGGCGAGCTGCTCAAGCGGGCCCGCTGGGTCCGGGAGATTACGGCTGGAACCGAGACGCTGTTCATTATGAACGATCGGCCCGATATCGCCCTGCTCTCTGAGGCCGACGGAGTGCACGTCGGGCAGGAAGAGCTGCCGCCACGTGAAGTGCGGCAGTTGCTGGGAGCCGACCGGCTGATTGGGGTTTCGACCCACGATCTCGAACAGGCCCGGGCCGCGGTCGCAGAGGGAGCCGATTATCTGGGAGTGGGCCCCGTTTTCGTCTCCGGGACCAAAACCTTTGATCAGTTCGCGGGTCCGGCTTTCGTGCAGCAGGCCACGAAAATCGAACTCCCGTGGTTCGCTATTGGGGGAATCCATCTGGAAACGCTGCCTCAGGCTGTGGAAGCGGGCGCGACACGGGTGGCGGTTTGCCAGGTGCTGAGCCAGTCGGTGAATTTGCGGGGGACGGTCGAGAAAATGAGAAATCTTCTGCTGGCCGGGAACAATTCGATGGCCGACAACGTCTAA
- a CDS encoding SAM-dependent methyltransferase, translated as MPVSPPVYEHPPLPRRISMRTIGWIRTNLVPVSVMKRRMNSSSSPLIQEFMQNPGGWRAMEIIYENARPKSLWDWYVLRGLPLSIEARNRRRYFVHTLSRWMQEKAAARPLRMLILGSGPALDVLEAMQSQNGPFDVDAVDLDEGAVIRGREEASRLELSDQITFHHGDVRSALGELAGKSYEIISLIGLAEYLSDEELTDVLQELSEHAASGCRIITHAYEDTFHSESTLSRMFGIRIHSRTAVHISRMLNDTGFSVQEIEATPLGIYPMILASPMIEPASIPVPESLPVERATTNRVSPR; from the coding sequence ATGCCCGTTTCGCCGCCCGTGTATGAACATCCTCCGCTGCCGCGGCGAATCTCGATGCGAACCATCGGCTGGATCCGCACGAACCTCGTGCCGGTGTCGGTGATGAAGCGTCGCATGAATTCCAGCAGCAGCCCGCTGATTCAGGAGTTCATGCAGAACCCGGGCGGCTGGCGAGCGATGGAAATCATCTACGAAAACGCCCGGCCGAAAAGTCTCTGGGACTGGTACGTGCTTCGTGGACTCCCTCTGAGTATCGAAGCCCGCAATCGACGGCGATACTTCGTGCATACTCTCAGTAGGTGGATGCAGGAGAAGGCTGCGGCCCGACCTTTGCGAATGCTGATTCTCGGGTCCGGACCGGCTCTCGATGTGCTCGAAGCGATGCAGTCCCAGAATGGCCCGTTCGACGTCGATGCCGTTGACCTTGATGAAGGAGCCGTCATCCGAGGTCGCGAGGAAGCTTCGCGGCTGGAGCTCAGCGATCAGATCACCTTTCATCACGGCGACGTTCGATCGGCTCTGGGCGAACTGGCCGGCAAGTCCTATGAGATCATTTCATTAATCGGACTGGCGGAGTATTTAAGCGATGAAGAGCTGACCGACGTGTTGCAGGAATTATCGGAACATGCCGCCTCGGGATGTCGGATCATCACTCACGCGTACGAAGACACGTTTCATTCCGAATCGACGCTGAGCAGAATGTTCGGCATCCGGATTCATTCGCGAACGGCAGTTCACATTTCGCGAATGCTCAATGATACCGGGTTCTCCGTGCAGGAGATTGAGGCGACTCCGCTGGGAATCTACCCGATGATTCTCGCCTCTCCGATGATTGAGCCGGCGTCGATACCGGTCCCCGAATCGCTGCCGGTCGAGCGGGCGACAACCAATCGCGTGAGTCCTCGATAA